One genomic window of Actinoalloteichus hoggarensis includes the following:
- a CDS encoding MFS transporter, translated as MSDDTAPATTVTRPRVPRGVAMAGLAVAMFLVVFSTAMVNLAGPAIRESLRLSAAELTMVASGYLVALAGLLLLGGRLADLLGPRRIFLAGMTGYLAASVFCALAADGFMLISARVVQGIGAAVLMPSSLALLLSLHPSPAGRTRAMGVWGVVTGLGSLLGVFFGGTLTELLGWQAVFWTPVPFGVVSAFMVWYAVQASPRRPGRFDVLGAVTITVAISALAVSLILAAEVGWGSPGTVIGFGLGVVSLLSFVIVERRCSHPLVPLGIVRDRRVILPGSLIMMLGATMTSLLFFLPLYQQEALGMGAPATGLAQTPFAGMIILGSAVAPTLARLIGPQRALQVALALLLAGLLLLAPEPTAGGISLSLIGAFLLLGTGFGIGTITTTTMAVRDSREGESGLVSGVISTAQQLGGAVGLAALAGIAIGSATAGEDISFTTAFLAQSTLIAAAFAVSLIPFGRTPGVESPTAATTVGTR; from the coding sequence ATGAGCGACGACACCGCACCCGCCACGACGGTCACCCGACCACGGGTACCGCGAGGTGTGGCGATGGCAGGCCTGGCGGTCGCCATGTTCCTGGTCGTGTTCAGCACCGCGATGGTCAATCTCGCCGGGCCCGCGATCCGGGAGAGCCTGCGGCTCTCGGCCGCCGAACTGACGATGGTCGCGAGCGGGTATCTGGTGGCCCTGGCGGGCCTGCTGCTCCTCGGCGGCCGCCTCGCCGACCTGCTCGGGCCACGCCGGATCTTCCTGGCAGGCATGACGGGCTACCTCGCGGCCTCGGTCTTCTGCGCCCTGGCCGCCGACGGCTTCATGCTGATCAGCGCCCGGGTCGTCCAGGGAATCGGGGCGGCGGTCCTGATGCCCTCGTCCCTGGCACTGCTGCTCTCGCTCCACCCGTCCCCGGCGGGACGCACCCGCGCCATGGGCGTCTGGGGCGTGGTCACGGGACTCGGCAGCCTGCTCGGCGTCTTCTTCGGGGGCACGCTGACCGAGCTGCTGGGCTGGCAGGCGGTGTTCTGGACACCGGTGCCCTTCGGCGTCGTCAGCGCGTTCATGGTGTGGTACGCGGTTCAGGCATCCCCGCGCAGGCCCGGCCGCTTCGACGTGCTCGGCGCCGTCACCATCACCGTCGCGATCTCCGCGCTGGCCGTGTCCCTGATCCTCGCCGCCGAGGTCGGCTGGGGCTCCCCCGGCACCGTGATCGGCTTCGGGCTCGGCGTCGTCTCGCTGCTGAGCTTCGTGATCGTCGAACGCCGCTGCTCGCATCCGCTGGTCCCGCTCGGCATCGTCCGGGACCGACGGGTGATCCTTCCCGGATCGCTGATCATGATGCTCGGTGCCACGATGACGAGCCTGCTCTTCTTCCTGCCGCTGTATCAGCAGGAGGCTCTGGGGATGGGTGCGCCGGCGACCGGCCTCGCCCAGACGCCGTTCGCGGGCATGATCATCCTCGGTAGCGCCGTCGCACCGACGCTGGCCAGGCTGATCGGGCCGCAGCGCGCGCTTCAGGTCGCACTGGCCCTGTTGCTGGCCGGTCTGCTGCTGTTGGCACCGGAACCGACGGCAGGCGGCATCTCCCTCAGCCTCATCGGCGCGTTCCTCCTGCTGGGCACCGGCTTCGGGATCGGCACCATCACCACCACCACGATGGCGGTACGCGACAGCAGGGAAGGCGAGTCCGGCCTGGTCAGCGGTGTGATCAGCACCGCCCAACAGCTGGGCGGCGCGGTCGGACTCGCCGCGCTGGCCGGGATCGCCATCGGATCGGCGACGGCGGGCGAGGACATCTCGTTCACGACCGCGTTCCTCGCCCAGTCGACGCTGATCGCCGCCGCCTTCGCCGTGTCGCTCATCCCTTTCGGCCGGACACCGGGGGTCGAGTCGCCGACCGCCGCGACCACCGTCGGAACGCGATGA
- a CDS encoding SchA/CurD-like domain-containing protein: protein MPFVAITYDIKPGHEDEVAEVFSGFRRVKSPAVPDEEGREAAKILATAVFIRDGLLVRFIEYEGDLDAVARFMAVQPGVREVERRLAPYLNNPRNTGTVEGFVETFKQSMLRSVTQISVPRQAEAASAAP, encoded by the coding sequence ATGCCGTTCGTCGCGATCACCTACGACATCAAGCCCGGCCACGAGGACGAGGTCGCCGAGGTCTTCAGCGGCTTCCGCCGGGTCAAGTCCCCGGCCGTCCCCGACGAGGAGGGTCGGGAGGCCGCGAAGATCCTGGCCACGGCCGTCTTCATCCGAGACGGTCTGCTGGTCCGCTTCATCGAGTACGAGGGCGACCTCGACGCCGTCGCGCGGTTCATGGCCGTGCAGCCCGGTGTACGTGAGGTGGAGCGCAGACTCGCGCCGTATCTGAACAATCCTCGCAACACGGGCACCGTCGAGGGCTTCGTGGAGACCTTCAAGCAGAGCATGCTGCGCTCGGTCACTCAGATCTCCGTGCCCCGCCAGGCCGAGGCGGCGTCCGCGGCGCCCTGA
- a CDS encoding TenA family protein, translating to MFHEQLIERAEPLLSKVKDHPFWSGLRDGTLPPECLSHFVEQDTGHLLPAYARALARTAAAAPSDAHTALFGRSAFSSLEARDRLRTAYGELAGELGLRAARDDAPVDPATHAHAAFFAAASATSFVAGVGALLPMVWFNHQVSDDLLARRSSPRYAPWIEVYHPGEGYRYAVKGFLAMVDAVAEQASERQRRELVEQFSLSIRYEWAFAETAWSRAGWPV from the coding sequence ATGTTCCACGAGCAGCTCATCGAGCGGGCCGAGCCGCTGTTGTCGAAGGTCAAGGACCATCCGTTCTGGTCGGGACTGCGGGACGGGACGCTGCCGCCGGAGTGTCTGAGTCACTTCGTGGAGCAGGACACCGGTCATCTGCTGCCCGCCTACGCTCGAGCGCTGGCCCGGACGGCGGCGGCGGCCCCGTCGGACGCGCACACCGCGCTCTTCGGCCGCTCGGCGTTCAGCTCGCTGGAGGCACGCGACCGGCTGCGCACCGCCTACGGCGAGCTGGCCGGTGAGCTGGGTCTGCGGGCGGCGCGGGATGACGCGCCGGTCGACCCCGCCACCCATGCGCATGCCGCCTTCTTCGCCGCCGCCTCGGCGACCTCGTTCGTCGCGGGGGTCGGCGCGCTGCTGCCGATGGTCTGGTTCAACCATCAGGTCTCCGACGACCTGCTCGCCCGGCGGTCCTCGCCGCGGTACGCACCCTGGATCGAGGTCTATCACCCCGGCGAGGGGTACCGCTACGCGGTGAAGGGCTTCCTGGCGATGGTCGACGCCGTGGCCGAGCAGGCCTCGGAGAGGCAGCGCCGAGAGCTCGTCGAGCAGTTCTCGCTCAGTATCCGTTACGAATGGGCGTTCGCCGAGACCGCGTGGTCTCGCGCGGGCTGGCCGGTGTGA
- the asnB gene encoding asparagine synthase (glutamine-hydrolyzing), whose amino-acid sequence MCGIAGWVDFQRDLREQVSTVRTMVATLANRGPDDEDVWADERAALGFRRLAVIDLAGSRQPARAEEDGRTLAVLVYNGEVYNFRQLRAELASRGHRFRTAGDTEVVLRSYLEWGPACVDRLDGMFAFAVWDPRAEQLMLARDRLGIKPLFYSRLGEGIAFASEPKALLAHPLIDAVVDTEGLAELLTYISAPGKAVYRDIAEVEPGQVVLVRRDAMEKRRYWSVTSREHTDDFETTVETVRHLLSESVAAELVSDVPLCTLLSGGLDSSAIAAFAGMASPEKARTFSVEFEGQETTFRRDHWHQDNDAPFALEVAGHLGTDHEPVRLRTADMVDPIVALATLHAQDLPTPIPDMDRSLYLLLRSVRERSTVALMGEIADELFGGYQSFRDPSLLSSGNFPWVAMGLRKSPLGRSTGLLDTSLLTRVDVPGFSRDHYATAVAATPWLDGEDEQARLMRQTGHLHLTHWLPLLLARDDRLGMAVGLELRVPYCDHRLVDYVFNIPWQMKNADGMEKSVLRAAVADLLPPSVLKRKKSPFPVTQDPGYGQLLREQFDAVMTDPSSPVRPLLNEQASTELFRARRPVESTGWGERRDVEMVLQLDSWLRQYQVRLEV is encoded by the coding sequence ATGTGCGGAATCGCGGGCTGGGTCGACTTCCAGCGCGACTTACGAGAACAGGTCAGCACGGTGCGGACGATGGTCGCGACCCTGGCCAATCGGGGCCCCGACGACGAGGACGTGTGGGCCGACGAGCGCGCCGCGCTCGGCTTTCGCAGGCTCGCCGTCATCGACCTGGCAGGCAGCAGGCAGCCCGCACGCGCCGAGGAGGACGGCCGGACGCTGGCGGTGCTGGTCTACAACGGCGAGGTGTACAACTTCCGTCAGCTGCGAGCCGAGCTGGCGAGCCGGGGACATCGTTTCCGCACCGCCGGAGACACCGAGGTGGTCCTGCGCTCCTATCTGGAGTGGGGGCCCGCCTGTGTGGATCGGCTGGACGGGATGTTCGCCTTCGCCGTCTGGGACCCGCGCGCCGAACAGCTCATGCTGGCGCGCGACCGACTGGGCATCAAGCCGCTGTTCTATTCCCGCCTGGGAGAGGGCATCGCGTTCGCCTCGGAGCCCAAGGCGCTGCTCGCCCACCCGTTGATCGACGCGGTGGTCGACACCGAAGGACTGGCCGAGCTGCTGACCTACATCTCCGCGCCCGGCAAGGCCGTCTACCGGGACATCGCCGAGGTCGAGCCGGGCCAGGTCGTCCTCGTCCGGCGGGACGCGATGGAGAAGCGGCGCTACTGGTCGGTCACCAGTCGGGAGCACACGGACGACTTCGAGACGACGGTGGAGACGGTGCGCCACCTGCTGTCGGAGTCGGTCGCCGCCGAGCTGGTGTCCGACGTCCCCCTGTGCACGCTGCTCTCCGGCGGGCTGGACTCCAGCGCCATCGCGGCGTTCGCCGGGATGGCGTCGCCGGAGAAGGCACGGACCTTCTCGGTGGAGTTCGAAGGCCAGGAGACGACCTTCCGCCGTGACCACTGGCATCAGGACAACGACGCGCCCTTCGCGCTGGAGGTCGCCGGACACCTGGGCACGGATCACGAGCCGGTGCGGCTGCGAACCGCCGACATGGTGGACCCGATCGTCGCACTGGCCACGCTGCACGCCCAGGATCTGCCGACGCCGATTCCGGACATGGACCGGTCGCTGTATCTGCTGCTGCGGTCGGTGCGGGAGCGCTCGACCGTCGCGCTGATGGGCGAGATCGCCGACGAGCTGTTCGGGGGCTATCAGTCCTTCCGTGATCCGAGTCTGCTCAGCTCCGGCAACTTCCCCTGGGTGGCGATGGGGCTGCGCAAGTCGCCGCTGGGACGCAGCACGGGGCTCCTCGACACGTCGCTGCTCACCCGGGTCGACGTGCCCGGCTTCTCTCGTGATCACTACGCCACGGCCGTGGCCGCCACGCCGTGGCTCGACGGCGAGGACGAGCAGGCCCGACTCATGCGGCAGACCGGCCACCTGCATCTCACCCACTGGCTGCCGCTGCTGCTCGCGCGCGACGATCGGCTCGGGATGGCCGTCGGGCTGGAGCTGCGGGTCCCGTACTGCGATCATCGACTGGTCGACTACGTGTTCAACATCCCGTGGCAGATGAAGAACGCCGACGGGATGGAGAAGAGCGTGCTGCGCGCCGCCGTGGCGGACCTGCTGCCGCCGTCGGTGCTGAAGCGCAAGAAGAGCCCGTTCCCGGTGACGCAGGACCCCGGCTACGGGCAGCTGCTGCGGGAGCAGTTCGACGCGGTGATGACCGATCCGTCCAGTCCGGTCCGCCCGTTGCTGAACGAGCAGGCCTCGACCGAGCTGTTCCGGGCACGCCGTCCTGTCGAGAGCACCGGCTGGGGCGAGCGACGCGACGTCGAGATGGTGTTGCAGCTGGACAGCTGGCTGCGGCAGTACCAGGTGCGGCTCGAGGTGTGA
- a CDS encoding nucleotide disphospho-sugar-binding domain-containing protein: protein MRVLFTTWAWPSHLYAMVPLAWACRAAGHEVLIVSQPELADEMISTGLPSTTVGDDVDAAGLVRGYVLPSARSGELTGQAKSTGKGPRAMRMFLAHAESMVDGLVALARDWKPDLIVHEPTALAGPVAASAVGVPSVRHLYGTDLLLRARGILPELLAPLGERHELTDLEPFGVATVDPTPTSLQVATDYHRIPMRYVPFNGSGPAVTPLPVRGARPRICVTWGHTMAKLDPSLFLLPEIVTALGESDVEVVAAVSSAQHPLVGDVPDNVTVFVDTPVDALLPGCDLLVGHGGAGTILTTMRHGLPALLVPRLPDHAGHSGQVRAAGVGEVLDPGDLTATSLRESVDRVLAGPATERARAVADEMRAAAPPADVVEQLAELAAAPLSVG, encoded by the coding sequence ATGCGGGTGCTGTTCACGACGTGGGCATGGCCGTCACACCTCTACGCGATGGTGCCGCTGGCGTGGGCCTGCCGGGCGGCGGGACACGAGGTGCTGATCGTCAGCCAGCCGGAGCTGGCGGACGAGATGATCAGCACCGGGCTGCCGTCGACCACGGTGGGCGACGACGTCGACGCGGCGGGACTGGTCCGCGGCTATGTGCTGCCCTCCGCCCGCAGCGGGGAGCTGACCGGGCAGGCGAAGTCGACCGGGAAGGGTCCGCGCGCCATGCGGATGTTCCTGGCGCACGCCGAGTCCATGGTCGACGGACTGGTCGCGCTCGCCCGTGACTGGAAGCCCGACCTGATCGTGCACGAGCCGACCGCGTTAGCCGGGCCCGTCGCGGCGTCCGCGGTCGGGGTGCCCTCGGTTCGGCATCTCTACGGCACCGACCTGCTGCTGCGGGCCAGGGGCATCCTGCCGGAGCTGCTCGCTCCGCTCGGCGAACGACACGAGCTGACGGACCTGGAGCCCTTCGGCGTCGCCACAGTCGACCCGACGCCGACCAGCCTCCAGGTCGCGACGGACTACCACCGCATCCCGATGCGTTACGTGCCGTTCAACGGGTCCGGCCCGGCCGTCACGCCGCTGCCCGTGCGCGGCGCCCGCCCTCGCATCTGTGTCACCTGGGGTCACACGATGGCCAAGCTGGACCCCTCGCTGTTCCTGCTGCCCGAGATCGTCACCGCGCTGGGCGAGTCCGACGTCGAGGTGGTCGCCGCCGTGTCCTCGGCGCAGCACCCGCTGGTCGGCGACGTGCCCGACAACGTCACCGTTTTCGTCGACACACCGGTGGACGCGCTGCTCCCCGGCTGTGACCTGCTCGTCGGCCACGGCGGAGCGGGCACGATCCTGACGACGATGCGTCACGGGCTTCCCGCGCTGCTGGTGCCCCGCCTTCCCGACCACGCCGGGCACTCCGGTCAGGTCCGCGCCGCGGGCGTCGGCGAGGTGCTCGATCCCGGCGACCTGACAGCGACGAGCCTGCGCGAGTCCGTCGACCGCGTCCTCGCGGGCCCGGCGACCGAGCGGGCCCGTGCCGTCGCCGACGAGATGCGCGCCGCGGCTCCGCCCGCCGACGTCGTCGAGCAGCTGGCCGAGCTGGCCGCCGCGCCGCTGTCGGTCGGCTGA
- a CDS encoding SDR family NAD(P)-dependent oxidoreductase — translation MSTGRTALITGANRGLGRAVAAVLHARGLRVVLAGRDRTSVAEAVAEMGGPASGCVLDVTDAASVAAARALIGPVDVLVNNAGVLRDGGTDPLTVDLDLVRDTLAVNVLGSWRVSQAFVPDMVSRRWGRVVFVSSGTGSFANGLFTGAPGYSVSKTALNGLTTMLAAQTENTGVLVNAVNPGPTRTRMMPRAERTPEEAAELIADAALLPDDGPSGRFLRGDRVLAW, via the coding sequence GTGAGCACTGGACGAACCGCGCTGATCACGGGCGCGAACAGGGGACTCGGTCGGGCGGTGGCCGCCGTGCTGCACGCGAGGGGCCTGCGAGTGGTGCTCGCCGGACGCGATCGCACGTCGGTGGCGGAGGCGGTGGCCGAGATGGGCGGGCCTGCTTCGGGATGCGTCCTGGACGTGACCGACGCGGCGAGCGTCGCGGCCGCCCGTGCTCTGATCGGCCCCGTGGACGTGCTGGTGAACAACGCCGGCGTCCTGCGCGACGGCGGCACCGACCCCCTCACGGTCGACCTGGACCTCGTGCGGGACACCCTCGCCGTCAACGTCCTGGGCTCGTGGCGCGTGTCGCAGGCGTTCGTTCCGGACATGGTCTCCCGGCGCTGGGGTCGGGTGGTGTTCGTCTCCAGCGGAACGGGTTCGTTCGCCAACGGCCTCTTCACAGGCGCACCGGGATACTCCGTCTCCAAGACCGCGTTGAACGGACTCACCACGATGCTGGCCGCTCAGACCGAGAACACGGGGGTCCTCGTCAACGCCGTGAATCCCGGCCCGACCAGAACCCGGATGATGCCCCGTGCCGAGCGCACGCCCGAGGAGGCGGCCGAGCTGATCGCCGACGCGGCGCTGCTGCCGGACGACGGACCGTCCGGACGGTTCCTGCGGGGCGACCGGGTGCTTGCGTGGTGA
- a CDS encoding PEP/pyruvate-binding domain-containing protein — translation MDGDRGEFASGGLLVLPITESRCRESRYAGMELAVQARSLGQVVSPTTVVLTGLLSRWCAGGPLRSAALDHVVEKSFSVRAWLVIDGEPDRRVGPVLNNLDADVLSETLFELVMVAAGTTSSPEARLVVAVQRFVDAEATVLADLREGSIRLRACWGLAETVESPPYFDEFWFSADRLRVLREHVIDKPTATRAAFGGTEGRSVPRSRRNLPVLDAARARLIAGLTEKLDAGVPISVEWEFGLLSHEIVLLSCPPNEWSSPIR, via the coding sequence ATGGACGGCGACCGGGGCGAGTTCGCTTCTGGCGGGCTGCTGGTGCTGCCGATCACCGAGAGCCGCTGCCGTGAGTCGCGGTACGCGGGGATGGAGCTCGCCGTGCAGGCGCGCAGCCTCGGGCAGGTCGTCAGTCCCACGACCGTGGTGCTGACCGGATTGCTGTCGCGCTGGTGCGCGGGCGGGCCGCTCCGATCGGCCGCACTGGACCACGTCGTCGAGAAGTCGTTCTCCGTGCGCGCCTGGCTGGTGATCGACGGCGAGCCGGATCGGCGCGTCGGTCCCGTGCTCAACAATCTCGACGCGGACGTGCTGTCGGAGACGCTCTTCGAACTCGTCATGGTGGCCGCGGGCACGACGTCGAGCCCGGAAGCCCGGCTCGTCGTCGCCGTGCAGCGGTTCGTCGACGCGGAGGCCACGGTCCTCGCGGACCTGCGCGAAGGTTCCATCCGGCTGCGTGCCTGCTGGGGGCTGGCCGAGACGGTGGAGAGTCCGCCGTACTTCGACGAGTTCTGGTTCTCCGCGGACCGCCTGCGGGTGCTGCGGGAGCATGTGATCGACAAACCGACGGCGACGCGCGCGGCCTTCGGCGGCACCGAGGGTCGGTCCGTGCCGAGAAGCCGGCGCAACCTTCCCGTGTTGGACGCGGCGCGGGCCCGGTTGATCGCGGGCCTCACCGAGAAGCTCGACGCGGGTGTCCCGATCTCCGTCGAATGGGAGTTCGGACTGCTTTCGCACGAGATCGTCCTATTGTCGTGTCCCCCTAACGAGTGGTCTTCGCCAATCCGGTGA
- a CDS encoding TcmI family type II polyketide cyclase, producing the protein MHRTLIVAKLKTDDPAHIAEVFAESDATDLPRMVGVSRRTLFNFHDLYFHLVEADQDIQPDLYRARSHPLYQDINTRLTEFVSPYDPNWKEPRDAMASPFYVWTSEQGRIA; encoded by the coding sequence GTGCATCGCACTCTGATCGTCGCCAAGCTCAAGACCGACGATCCCGCTCATATCGCAGAGGTGTTCGCCGAATCGGACGCGACCGACCTTCCCAGGATGGTCGGGGTGTCCAGACGCACCCTCTTCAACTTCCACGACCTCTACTTCCATCTGGTCGAGGCGGATCAGGACATCCAGCCAGACCTTTACCGGGCGCGGTCGCACCCCCTCTATCAGGACATCAACACCCGGCTCACCGAGTTCGTGTCGCCCTACGACCCGAACTGGAAGGAACCGAGGGACGCGATGGCCTCGCCGTTCTACGTCTGGACTTCTGAGCAGGGGAGGATCGCATGA
- a CDS encoding cupin domain-containing protein — protein MTATQSLKINASDAVPNRKRGGDLRVTLSPKTVGCTSGFGGVLWLEPGEFVTEHYHPHSEEFLHVVEGQLEMSLDDAPVVLGPGDSLLVPIGVRHRLVNIGEGRAHAVFHLSPLAPRPELGHVDTEKPTTPDAPNPDVGGPR, from the coding sequence ATGACCGCGACGCAGTCACTCAAGATCAACGCTTCCGACGCCGTCCCGAACCGCAAGCGCGGCGGGGACCTGCGGGTCACGTTGAGCCCGAAGACCGTCGGCTGCACCTCCGGCTTCGGCGGCGTCCTCTGGCTGGAGCCCGGCGAGTTCGTCACCGAGCACTATCACCCGCACTCCGAGGAGTTCCTGCACGTCGTCGAGGGACAGCTGGAGATGAGCCTGGACGACGCCCCCGTCGTGCTCGGGCCGGGCGACTCGCTGCTCGTGCCGATTGGTGTACGCCACCGACTGGTGAACATCGGCGAGGGTCGGGCGCACGCGGTGTTCCACCTCTCTCCGTTGGCGCCGCGCCCCGAACTGGGTCACGTCGACACCGAGAAGCCCACCACCCCCGACGCGCCGAACCCCGATGTCGGAGGGCCCCGGTGA
- a CDS encoding beta-ketoacyl-[acyl-carrier-protein] synthase family protein — protein MNRKVVVTGIGVVAPGGVGREAFWDLLTAGRTATRTITMFDPSNFRSQIAAEADFDATAAGLSAREIRRMDRAAQFAVVSAREALADSGIDLSGDPGRVGVSVGSAVGCTMGLEQEYAVLSDNGRNWLVDHSYGVPHLYGYMVPSTLAVEVARDVAAEGPVSLISTGCTSGLDAVGHGASLIREGTADIVIAGATDAPLSPITSACFDAIKATSPRNDDAEHASRPFDATRNGFVLGEGSAIMVLEEAESARRRGAHVYAELVGFAGRSNAFHMTGLKPDGREMAEAIRVALDQARINASDVDYINAHGSGTKQNDRHETAAFKRSLGERAYEVPVSSIKSMVGHSLGAIGSIEVAACALALDRQVVPPTANLENSDPECDLDYVPKVARDHDMDVVLSVGSGFGGFQSAMLLARPGAVASL, from the coding sequence GTGAATCGCAAGGTCGTCGTCACCGGCATCGGAGTCGTCGCTCCGGGCGGGGTCGGCCGGGAGGCCTTCTGGGACCTCCTCACGGCCGGGCGCACCGCCACCCGGACGATCACCATGTTCGACCCGTCGAACTTCCGATCGCAGATCGCCGCCGAGGCGGACTTCGACGCGACCGCGGCGGGGCTGAGCGCCCGGGAGATCCGCCGGATGGACCGCGCCGCACAGTTCGCGGTGGTCAGCGCTCGCGAGGCGCTGGCGGACAGCGGGATCGACCTGTCCGGCGACCCCGGTCGCGTCGGCGTGAGCGTCGGCAGCGCGGTCGGCTGCACGATGGGGTTGGAGCAGGAGTACGCGGTCCTCTCCGACAACGGTCGCAACTGGCTGGTCGACCACAGCTACGGCGTGCCGCACCTCTACGGCTACATGGTGCCCAGCACCCTGGCGGTCGAGGTGGCCAGGGACGTGGCCGCGGAAGGCCCGGTGAGCCTCATCTCCACCGGCTGCACGTCGGGGCTCGACGCGGTCGGCCACGGCGCGTCGCTCATCAGGGAGGGCACCGCCGACATCGTGATCGCCGGTGCCACCGACGCACCGCTCTCCCCGATCACGTCGGCCTGCTTCGACGCCATCAAGGCCACCTCGCCCCGCAACGACGACGCGGAGCACGCCTCCCGGCCCTTCGACGCCACGCGCAACGGCTTCGTCCTCGGTGAGGGCAGCGCGATCATGGTGCTGGAGGAGGCCGAGTCGGCCCGACGGCGGGGCGCTCACGTCTACGCCGAGCTGGTCGGCTTCGCCGGGCGGAGCAACGCCTTTCACATGACGGGCCTGAAGCCCGACGGTCGGGAGATGGCCGAGGCGATCCGCGTCGCGCTGGACCAGGCGCGGATCAACGCCTCGGACGTCGACTACATCAACGCGCACGGCTCGGGGACCAAACAGAACGATCGGCACGAGACGGCGGCGTTCAAGCGCAGTCTCGGCGAGCGTGCCTACGAGGTGCCCGTCAGCTCCATCAAGTCGATGGTCGGCCACTCGCTCGGAGCCATCGGCTCGATCGAGGTCGCCGCCTGCGCGCTGGCTCTCGACCGGCAGGTCGTGCCGCCCACGGCCAACCTGGAGAACTCCGACCCCGAATGTGACCTGGACTACGTGCCGAAGGTCGCCAGGGACCACGACATGGACGTCGTGCTCAGCGTCGGCAGCGGTTTCGGCGGCTTCCAGAGCGCCATGCTCCTGGCCCGTCCGGGAGCCGTGGCTTCGCTGTAA
- a CDS encoding ketosynthase chain-length factor, translating into MPASVRTTGTVVTGIGVVAPTGLGVEAHWQAVLAGKSGISRISRFDPSPYPVKLAGQVPGFVAKEHVPGRLIPQTDHWTHLGLAAAQAALDDARVVPAELPEYEMAVVTAGSSGGTEFGQHEMERLYQNGPSWVGAYQSIAWFYAATTGQVSIRHGMRGSCGVVCNEQAGGIDAVGQARRLLRSDASLVVSGGTDASLCPYGLVAQLATGRLSSSEDPDRAYLPFDVDAAGYLPGEGGAILIMERAEAARGRGVGGGYGSILGYAAGFDPPPDSTRPPVLRRTIERAIADAGLTPADVDVVFADAAGDREADLAEAAAITAVFGAKAVPVTAPKTLTGRLYGGGGSLDVATALLALREGVIPFTAGPSRLAPGIDIDLVLGQPRSTPLRAALVLARGYGGFNAALVLGRGMDD; encoded by the coding sequence ATGCCCGCATCCGTTCGCACGACCGGGACCGTCGTCACCGGCATCGGCGTGGTCGCCCCCACGGGCCTCGGCGTCGAGGCGCACTGGCAGGCGGTGCTGGCCGGGAAGTCCGGGATCAGCCGGATCAGCCGCTTCGACCCGTCGCCCTACCCGGTCAAACTGGCGGGCCAGGTGCCGGGGTTCGTGGCCAAGGAGCACGTCCCCGGCAGGCTGATCCCGCAGACCGACCACTGGACACACCTGGGGCTGGCCGCGGCGCAGGCCGCGCTCGACGACGCGAGAGTGGTGCCCGCCGAGCTGCCCGAGTACGAGATGGCGGTCGTCACGGCGGGCTCCTCCGGCGGCACCGAGTTCGGCCAGCACGAGATGGAACGGCTCTACCAGAACGGCCCGTCCTGGGTCGGCGCCTATCAGTCCATCGCCTGGTTCTACGCCGCGACCACAGGACAGGTCTCCATCCGACACGGGATGCGCGGCTCCTGCGGCGTGGTGTGCAACGAGCAGGCGGGCGGCATCGACGCCGTCGGACAGGCACGCAGGCTGCTGCGCTCCGACGCGAGCCTGGTGGTCAGCGGCGGCACCGACGCCTCCCTGTGCCCGTACGGCCTCGTCGCGCAGCTCGCCACCGGGCGGCTGTCCAGCAGCGAGGACCCGGACCGGGCCTACCTGCCCTTCGACGTCGACGCCGCGGGCTACCTCCCTGGTGAGGGCGGCGCGATCCTGATCATGGAGCGCGCCGAGGCCGCCCGCGGACGCGGCGTCGGCGGCGGATACGGCTCGATCCTCGGCTACGCGGCCGGCTTCGACCCGCCCCCGGACTCGACCCGGCCGCCCGTCCTGCGTCGCACCATCGAGCGGGCGATCGCCGACGCCGGCCTGACGCCCGCCGACGTCGACGTGGTCTTCGCCGACGCCGCAGGCGACCGCGAGGCGGATCTGGCCGAGGCCGCCGCCATCACCGCGGTGTTCGGCGCCAAGGCGGTCCCGGTGACCGCCCCCAAGACGCTGACCGGACGCCTCTACGGCGGCGGCGGATCTCTGGACGTGGCCACCGCCCTGCTCGCCCTGCGCGAAGGGGTCATCCCCTTCACCGCGGGTCCCAGCAGGCTCGCGCCCGGCATCGACATCGACCTGGTCCTGGGGCAGCCCAGGAGCACGCCGCTGCGGGCCGCGCTGGTCCTCGCCAGGGGATACGGCGGATTCAATGCCGCGCTCGTGCTCGGCCGCGGCATGGACGACTGA
- a CDS encoding acyl carrier protein has product MSRFTLEELREIMRSSAGVDEGVDLDSDIGDLEFDELGYDSLAVLEFASIVQRRYGVPIPDDIVTESGTPAKAVHFINTQIEKAGV; this is encoded by the coding sequence ATGAGCAGGTTCACCCTGGAGGAGCTGCGGGAGATCATGCGCTCCAGCGCGGGCGTCGACGAGGGCGTCGACCTGGACTCCGACATCGGCGACCTCGAGTTCGACGAGCTCGGCTACGACTCGTTGGCCGTCTTGGAGTTCGCCAGCATCGTGCAGCGCCGCTACGGCGTGCCGATCCCGGACGACATCGTCACCGAGTCGGGCACGCCCGCGAAGGCGGTCCACTTCATCAACACGCAGATCGAGAAGGCAGGGGTCTGA